The following are encoded in a window of Candidatus Krumholzibacteriia bacterium genomic DNA:
- a CDS encoding PorV/PorQ family protein, which yields MPRFQKLGLCLQGLQSLRPGRAVLCLLFAATPAAAQELGEQRAATSMLTFLKIGVGARAVAMGEAFTPVADDATTMHWNPAGLALLQDRHVHFSHTEWPADIDYSAVFVTVPVAALGGGLGLQVASLRTTLDYTSEVEPLPHGRTFGYSDLVVSGGYARQLSDRFSFGFNVKYVREDLGSDVGGSTVNSWAVDVGTVFTLPYRNFRMSMAWTNIGPDYQPSGGFISTPPGAAPGEKQYSSFSPPSVFAFGAAVEPLQMGPARLLTTVQFDHPADTRELLKGGAELWLEEIVALRAGWNPRASAMDFSAGFGLRGSLGGSEFRFDYAYTDGQDLGRVDRFSVEVAF from the coding sequence ATGCCGCGCTTCCAAAAGTTGGGTCTCTGTTTGCAAGGTCTCCAGAGCCTGCGCCCGGGTCGAGCCGTGCTCTGCTTGCTGTTCGCCGCCACACCCGCGGCGGCACAGGAGCTGGGCGAGCAGCGCGCCGCCACCTCCATGCTCACCTTCCTCAAGATCGGCGTCGGGGCGCGGGCCGTGGCCATGGGCGAGGCCTTCACGCCGGTGGCCGACGACGCCACGACCATGCACTGGAATCCCGCTGGTCTGGCGCTGCTGCAAGACCGGCACGTGCATTTCTCCCACACCGAGTGGCCTGCGGACATCGACTACAGCGCCGTCTTCGTCACCGTCCCCGTCGCCGCGCTGGGGGGCGGTCTCGGCCTGCAGGTGGCGTCGCTCCGCACCACGCTGGACTACACGAGCGAGGTCGAACCGCTGCCCCACGGCCGGACCTTCGGGTACTCGGACCTGGTGGTGAGCGGCGGCTATGCGCGGCAGCTCTCCGACCGCTTCAGCTTCGGCTTCAACGTCAAGTACGTGCGGGAAGACCTGGGGTCGGACGTTGGCGGGAGCACGGTGAACTCGTGGGCCGTGGACGTGGGCACCGTCTTCACGCTGCCCTACCGCAACTTCCGCATGAGCATGGCGTGGACGAACATCGGTCCGGACTACCAGCCCTCGGGCGGGTTCATCAGCACGCCGCCCGGCGCGGCGCCGGGGGAGAAGCAATACTCCAGCTTCTCGCCGCCCAGCGTCTTCGCCTTCGGGGCCGCCGTCGAGCCCTTACAGATGGGGCCGGCGCGGCTGCTCACGACGGTGCAGTTCGATCACCCGGCGGACACGCGGGAGCTGCTCAAGGGCGGCGCCGAGCTCTGGCTCGAGGAGATCGTGGCGCTCCGGGCGGGGTGGAACCCGCGCGCCTCGGCCATGGACTTCTCCGCCGGCTTCGGCCTGCGCGGCAGCCTCGGAGGCAGCGAGTTCCGCTTCGACTACGCCTACACCGACGGTCAGGACCTGGGGCGCGTCGATCGGTTCAGCGTGGAGGTGGCGTTTTGA